The Polyangium mundeleinium genome contains the following window.
CGTTTTCGCACACGTCGTTGGTACATGGATTCCCGTCATCCACCGGCATACAAGGAGAGCCGCCACTTCCGCCGTCGCCGCCACTTCCGCTGCCGCTGCCGCCGTCGCCGCCGCTGCCGCTGCCGCCACCGGAGTCGCATCCGATAGGAATGGCGAGCAGGCCGAGAATGAACGCTAGATAGGTGAAATGCGTCTTCATTTTCCTCTCAGGAAGGACTCGGGTAACGGATACGGGAGCGCCCCACGCTCGCGTCCTTTTCCTATACACGTGATCCCGTCGACGTGGAAGTGAGCCAGGGCCTTGCACCGGGCCCCGCTGCGCCGAGCGCAGCGTACGCCGGCTCGCTGCAGCAGGGCCTGTCCCGCACCGGCGCTCACTCTGCAGGCTGCTTCAGGCGCGCGATGCGGTGAACTCGATGGGCCGGTTATCGGCATGCGTACCGAGCACGCCGAGATTGCGCCCGGTGACCTTCCAGCGCGACACGACCCGCTTGCCATCCGCGCTGCTGAACATGTCGAGGCTCGTCAGGCGCATGTCGCCGTTCTTGCTGCTGAAGGACTTTGCCCAGGCCTTGAAGGCATCACGTCCCACGACATCGGTGCCGTCGTTGTCGATGCCGCTCAGGTCCTGGGGCGGATTGTAAACCCATAACTCGGTCAGGAACTCCTCTCCGATGCTCCTCGGAGGGACGACGAGAGCTTGCGATTGACATGAGGTCACGAGGAGCGGAAGGGCGAAGAGAACGAGAGCGCATCGGGGGTTCATGTCGCTGTGTCCCCTGGAGGCACACGCGCACCCATGGCGAGCGCGGCGGCACTCGGGAACGCCAAACGCGGGCGACCCCTTCCGCGCCAGCGACGTTTGCTCGCTCGCGCCCCTCGGTCTCGGCTGCGAGGAGCCCAAGCCCGGCACGCCCGGCACGTTCGATAACGTCTGCAGCGCCGAGTTCGACCCCACCATGGGAAAAGGCCTGAACGTTACCAATCGCGTTCAATTCAGGGCAGAACGACCTTTACAGGCATAGGCCGGTCTGTCGTCGTTCCATCGCCGAGCTCTCCATCCTGATTACGTCCCCACGCCCATATCGTGCCGTCGTTGGTGAGTGCAAGCGTATGGTAGGAGCCCGCGGCCACGTCCACGACATCACCGATCCCCCCCATCGTCTTTGGTGCAAGTGAATCCGCCACCGTTCCGTCGCCCAGTTGCCCGTGACTATTGAACCCCCAAGTGGCGACCGAACCGTCAGCACGACATGCAGCAGAATGAGCCGCACCAGCAGCGATTGCCGTGGCACTGCCACTGCTAAAATCCAGCACCGGCACTGCGGTTGTTCGGTCCGCGGTTGTGCCATCTCCCAGTCGCCCGTTGCCATTCCAGCCCCACGCGCGGAGAGTTCCATCGTTAAGAAGAGCAAGAACGAAATCCTGTCCCGCTGCTACGGCTTTGGCGCCTTGCACGTCATCGGCCTGGACAGGACTCAAACGGTTGATTTTCGTGCCATCACCAAGCTGCCCCTTGTCGTTTCTTCCCCATGACCAGACGGTTCCATCTGCTCGGACAACCACAGAATACTCGCCACCAGCACCGACGAGCTTGGCATTATTGAGACCTGGAATCAGCCCAGGCAGCAATCGTTCCACGGTGGTTCCATCACCGAGCTGGCCGACAGCGTTCTGACCCCAGGACCAGACAGTTCCACTATTGCCAACAGCAAGACTGTGGTCCCCTCCGGCTGCAATACTCTCAATTGCGCTCAAGCTCACGATTTTAAACGGCAACGCTTCGCTTACCATTGTGCCGTTGCCGAGTTGACCACCATTATTATTACCCCATGCTCGAACCGATCCATCTGCAAGCAATGCGAGCGAATAGCCCGCCCCTGCAGCAATGGACGTGGCTCCGGCAAGATCCACAACAGCGGTAGGGGCGCTCTTGGAGGCAAGCGTTCCGTCTCCGAGCTGGCCAAAACTATTACGTCCCCATGCCCAGACGGTGCCATCCTTACGCAGCGCTAATGAATGGAACGTTCCGGCAGCAATGGCCACAAACTTACAAACTGCACCGACTTCGTCGACGTTGCCGTCGCAATCCTCATCCTCGGCCTGCGTTCCAGGTTGAGTGCAGGACTCCTCCCTCGGCTTGACGTCACCAGTGCAAGGCTCGTACCCCGAACCGTCCGGCTTGCAAACCAT
Protein-coding sequences here:
- a CDS encoding nuclear transport factor 2 family protein, with translation MNPRCALVLFALPLLVTSCQSQALVVPPRSIGEEFLTELWVYNPPQDLSGIDNDGTDVVGRDAFKAWAKSFSSKNGDMRLTSLDMFSSADGKRVVSRWKVTGRNLGVLGTHADNRPIEFTASRA
- a CDS encoding RCC1 domain-containing protein; amino-acid sequence: MKSVMNFSASAYVAIFVFLVAACGPSESEVSSGQGGQGGQGGQGGQGGQGGQGGPCTPNMAVDCYSGPSGTVDIGICKAGKMVCKPDGSGYEPCTGDVKPREESCTQPGTQAEDEDCDGNVDEVGAVCKFVAIAAGTFHSLALRKDGTVWAWGRNSFGQLGDGTLASKSAPTAVVDLAGATSIAAGAGYSLALLADGSVRAWGNNNGGQLGNGTMVSEALPFKIVSLSAIESIAAGGDHSLAVGNSGTVWSWGQNAVGQLGDGTTVERLLPGLIPGLNNAKLVGAGGEYSVVVRADGTVWSWGRNDKGQLGDGTKINRLSPVQADDVQGAKAVAAGQDFVLALLNDGTLRAWGWNGNGRLGDGTTADRTTAVPVLDFSSGSATAIAAGAAHSAACRADGSVATWGFNSHGQLGDGTVADSLAPKTMGGIGDVVDVAAGSYHTLALTNDGTIWAWGRNQDGELGDGTTTDRPMPVKVVLP